A segment of the Candidatus Andeanibacterium colombiense genome:
GACCGCCAGCGAAGGCAGCGCCTCGACCAGAAACAGCCATTGCCACCCGCGCAGCCCCCTCGGTGCCGTCCATGAACTGCAGGATCGCGCCCGAGAGCGGCGAGCCGAGCGCGCTCGCCAGCGGAATCGCGACGAAGAACAGCGCCATCACCTGCGCCCGCCGCGCGGCCGGGAACCAGAAGGTCAGGTAAAGCAGTGCCCCGGGCACGAACCCTGCCTCGGCCACGCCGAGCACGAAGCGCAGGAAATAGAAGCTGAACTCGGCATCGCTGAGCCCGAGCCCGTTGGAAATCGGCCCCCAATGCAGATGCCCGGTGAACAGGAAGGCGGCCGACACCACCGACCAGGTCAGCATGATCCGCGCGATCCACCGGCGGGCGCCGACCCTGGTCATGATCAGATTGGCCGGCATCTCGCACAGGAAATAGCCGATGAAGAACACCCCGGCGCCGAAGCCATAGACCTCGTCGCTCAAGCTGAGGTCGCCCGCCATCTGGAGCTTCGCGAAACCGACATTCACCCGGTCGAGAAACGCGACGAAATAGCCCGCGAACAGCAGCGGGCACAGGCGCCAGGCGATCTTGCTGAAGGTCGCCTGTTCGAAGGCGGGATTGATGGTGCTCACTTTGTGCTCCTAACCCCTTCGTCATTGCGAGAGGCGTAGCCCCGCGGCAATCCAGAGCGTATCGCATGAGGCCCTGGATTGCTTCGCTCCGCTCGCAATGACGAGGGGTTGCTACCCCGCCGCTTTCACTATCTCGGCCCAAGCGGCCTCGTCGATCACCTCGATCCCGAGTTCCGCCGCCTTCTTCATCTTCGACCCAGCGCCCGGCCCGGCGACCACCAGATCGGTCTTCGGCGAAACCGAACCCGCCGCCCGCGCACCGAGCCGTTCGGCCTGCGCCTTGGCCTCGTCGCGGCTCATGGTTTCGAGCTTGCCGGTGAACACCACGGTCTTGCCCGAAACCGCGCTGGCGGTGGTCTCGACGATGTAATCGGGTGGGGAGACTTCGCTCAGCAGATCGTCCCACACTTCGACATTGTGGTGCTCATGGAAGAAGTCGCCCAGCGCCTCCACCACCACCGGGCCGACGCCTTCGATCGAGCGCAACTCGCCAAGCGCTTCCTCGTCGCCCGCGCGCGCCTTCTCCGCCGCCTCGCGCAGGGCCGGGAGCGTCGTGAAGCGCTTGAGCAGGTCGCGCGCCGTGACCGCACCGACATGGCGGATACCAAGCCCGAACAGCAACCGCGCTGCGTCGGGGCGGCGCTTGGCCTCGATGCTTGCCAACAGATTGTCCACAGACTTGTCCTGCCAGCCCTCCCGACCGATCAGATCGCCGCGATGGCGGCGCAGGCGGAACAGATCGGCCGGGCCTTTCTCCAACCAACCAAGCTCCATGAATTCGAGGATGCTCTTCTCGCCGAGCCCGTCGATATCGAGCGCGCCGCGGCTGACGAAGTGGCGCAGGCGTTCGAATTGCTGCGCGTGGCAGATCAGCCCGCCGGTGCAGCGGACATCGACCTCGCCCTCCTCGGCCACCGCCTCGCTGCCGCATTCGGGGCAGTGGTCGGGGAAATGGTAGGCAGGGCGATCCTCGTCGCGGGTGAGGTTGTCGACCACCTGCGGGATCACGTCGCCGGCGCGCTGGATCACGATCCGGTCGCCTTCGCGCAAGCCGAGCCGGGCGATCTCGTCGCGGTTGTGCAGCGTGACGTTGAACACGGTGACCCCGCCGACCACCACGCCCGACAGCCGTCCGACCGGCGTAAGCTTGCCGGTGCGGCCGACCTGGATGTCGATCTTTTCCAGCACCGTCTCGGCGCGCTCGGCCGGGAACTTGCGCGCGATCCCCCAGCGCGGCGCCTTCGCAACGAAGCCGAGCCGCTGCTGGTAGTCGAGCCGGTCGACCTTATAGACCACCCCGTCGATTTCATACGGCAGGCCCGCGCGGCGTTCGCCGATCGCCGCATAATGCTGCAGCAATGCTGCAGGGTCCTCGAACCGCGCAAGCAGCGGCGAGACCGGGAAACCCCACTCGGCGATCTGCCGCATCATCGCGAATTGCGTGTCATGCGGCAGCTCACTCGCCGCGCCCCAGCCCCAGGCGAGGAAGCGCAGCGGGCGCTGGGCGGTGACGTTCGCGTCCTTCTGCCGCAACGACCCGGCGGCCGAATTTCGCGGGGTAACGAACTGGCGAATCTTGGCCGGATCGAACATCTCGCCCGCCGCGTCCGCCTTCGCCCGCCCCTCTTCCATCAGGCGCGCATTGAGCGCGGTAAATGCCTGTTTTTCCATGTAGACTTCGCCGCGCACTTCGAACACTGCCGGGGCGTCTCCGTGCAGCATTTCGGGAATGTCGGCGATGTGGCGGACATTGGCGGTGACATCCTCACCGACCAGCCCGTCGCCGCGTGTCGCCGCGCGCACCAGCACTCCATCCTCATAGCGCAGCGAGCAGGACAGGCCGTCGATCTTGTCCTCGGCGGTATAGGCGACCGTCTCGCCCTCCGGCAGGTTCAGGAACCGCCGGACGCGCGCGAAGAAGTCGCTCATGTCCTCGTCGCTGAACGCATTGTCGAGGCTGAACATGCGGACTTCGTGCGGCACCTTGGTGAGCGCCGAGGATGATGCGGCGGCGCCGACCTGCTTCGACGGACTGTCCGCCCGTATCAGCTGCGGAAACTGCGCCTCAAGTTCGCTGTTCCGCCGAACCAGCGCATCGAACTCCTGGTCGGTGATCTCGGGCTCGTCCTGCGCGTGATAGAGCGCATTATGCCGCGCAATCTCCTTCGCCAGCCGCATCAGCTGGTTGGCGGCTTCGGCTTCGGTGAGGTCAGCCATGCTTCCGCTCCGCTTCAGGGCGAAGGCGCAAGCCCGCTTTTTGCCGCGGCAATGAATTCGGGATCGCCGAGAGCCTGGCGGACCAGCAGGGCGTAGAGGGCGTTGTATTCACGGAAAGCATCGGGAATCGCGATAGCGCCGATGAAGTCCGATTTCCATTGCGAGTCTGCGCGGTAGGACTTGGTGAAGATGGTCCGTCCGTTTTGGCTGAGGGAAATCTCGCCGGCCAGCCATGCCTTCCCGCTCGACAGGTTTTCGCCGGCATGGCTTTCCTTCAGCACGCCGCTCAATCGCAGCGTCGAGCCCGGATCGAGCTTGCCCGCCGCCTTTAATTCGCTTTCGAAATTGGCGCCGAGGAACTGAGCGAAATTGCTCCCCTTCGGCGCATGCATGTCTGATCCGCGAATGTTCACGCTGCGGCCCGGCGCGTTCGGCCCCGGAACGAATTCGCCCAGGGCCAGCGGCGGAATGTCCTGCTCACGCAACAGCCGCACCGTCTCGAACGAGGGTGGGATCTCGTCGATCTCGGTGCTTATGCAGCCAGCGGTGAGCAGGCACGCCAGCGCTGCGAGCAGGCGCCCGGCTGCGTTCATCAGGCAGCCGGTTCCGAGCCAGCCTCGACTGCAGGCTGCGCGACTGCAGGCTCTCCGGCAGGTGCGGCGAGCTTTGCCAGGATATCGTTCACCCCGCGGGCCAGCGCCTGGCGGACGACGGTCTTGACCGCCTCGTCCCCGTTCTTGACCTCGGTGCCCGGGATCACGAGCTCCTTCTTCTGCTTGCCGTAGGTCATGTAGAGCGCGTGGGGGATCTCCACCTTCACCGGCTCGGCGCCGGTGTGCGGGATGTATTCGAGCGTCGCGACATAGTGGTCAGTGGCGAACACCCCGCCGAACAGGCCGAAGCCGAGCCCGGCACCGAAGCCGTCCTTCTTCGCCTTGTCCAGCTCTTCCTGTTTGACGATATTGTTGAACTTGATGCTGAGGATCGCCCCGTCGGCAGTCGGCCCTTCGACCACATCGGCAAACGCCCCGGTGCCCTTGATGTCTTCCAGCGCCCATGGCTTCACCACCTTGGTCCCCTTCGGATTGGGCTCGCCGTCGCGCTGGAACTCGAACAGCACCTGCACCGGCTTGGGCTCTTCCGGCGTGATCTTTTCGCTGGCCGGAACTTCGCCCAGCGCGTTGTCGTAATACCAGTGGGCCGCCTGCGCCGCCGCCGGAAGCAGCGTCACCGCAAGCAGAGCCCCGAAAAATCGAATAGTCTTGCGCAGGCGCGCACCCGTCTGGACGATCATGGTAAGTCCCCGTTTAATTCCCCGGCCGAAGGCTATCACAGCCGAGCGGAGCTGCAACGCGGGATTTTGCCTAGACGCCTTCGAGCAGCCGGTCCGCCTGCGCCCTCGCTTCGCTGGTAATCTCTGCCCCCGAAAGCATCCGGGCGATCTCTTCCTGCCGCCCCGCCTGATCCAGCAACTGCACCGAGGTGCGCGTCACCGTCCCCTCCGACGACTTCGCGATCATGTAATGCTGCCCGCCCCGCGCCGCGACCTGCGGCGAGTGGGTGACCGCGAGCAATTGCCCGCCCCCGGCCAGCCGCGCTAGCCGTTCGCCGATCGCGCTGGCAACCGCGCCGCCGACGCCGCGGTCGATCTCGTCGAAGATCACCGTCGCCGCGCCGCCCTGTTCGGCGAGCGCGACCTTCAGCGCGAGGATGAAGCGCGAGAGTTCGCCGCCGCTGGCGATCTTCGCGAGCGGGGCGAAGTCGGCGCCGGGGTTGGTCGAGATCAGGAATTCAACTGAATCAATCCCGCTCGGGCCCCAGCGCTCCTCGGGCAGCGCGGTGACCGCGGTGCGGAATTTGGCGGAATCGAGCTTGAGCGGCGCGAGTTCCTTCGCGACCGCCTGGTCGAGCCGTAATGCGGCCTCGGTGCGGGCCGCGTGGAGCGCTTCGGCGCCGCCGCGATAGGCGGCGCCGGCCTGCGCGGCGGCTTGTTCCAGCGCGCCGATCTCGGCATCGCCGGCCTCGATCGAATCGAGCGCCGTGCGGATCCCGCGCATCTTCGCCGGCAGCTCGTCGACTTCGCAGCGGTGCTTGCGGGCGAGCGCGCGCAGGTCGAACAGGCGGGTCTCGATCCGGTCGAGTTCGGCCGGCTCGAAGCTCAGCGCCTCGGCCGCCTTTTCCAGCCGGGCTTCGGCCTCGCCCGCCTCGATCACCGCGCGGTCGAGCGATTCCAGCGCCTCGGCCAGCAGCGGGTGCTCGCCCGCGATCCGGTCGAGCCGCCGCGCGCCGCCGCGCAGGACCGCGAGCGCGCTGTCGGAGCCGTCCCACAGATGGCGCAGTTGCTCCAGATCCTCCGACAATTTCTCGCCCTTCTGCATCGCCGCGCGGGCATCGGCGAGCGCGGCCTCCTCGCCCTCCTCGGGCGCGAGCGCGGCCAGTTCCTCGATATGGGCGAGCAGCAGATCCTGGTCGGCCTTGGCCTGCGCGATCGCATCGCGCGCTTCGGCGAGTTTTTCCTCGGCCGCGCGCCAATGGTTCCATGCGGTGCCGACCGCGCCCGCATCGCCGCCCCCGAAACGGTCGAGCAACAGGCGGTGGCCGCGCGGATTGACCAGCCCGCGATCGTCGTGCTGGCCATGGATCTCGACCAGCGCGCCCGCGAGTTCGCGCAGCAATGCGACGCCGACCGGCTGGTCGTTGATGAAGGCCTTCGAGCCGCCATCGGCCTTGAGCGAGCGGCGGACGATCAGCGCCTCGCCCGGTTCGATCTCGACTTCGGCCTCGGCCAAGGGATCGCGCACCGCTGCAGGAAGGCTGGCAAATTCGAAGGTTGCGGTAACGCTTGCCTGATCGGTGCCCGCGCGGACCAGCCCGCTGTCGGCGCGGTTGCCGAGCACCAGCCCGAGCGCATCGAGCAGGATCGACTTGCCCGCCCCGGTCTCGCCGGTGAGCACGCCGAGGCCCGGCCCGAAAGTCAGGTCGAGCGCCTCGATCAGGACGATGTTGCGGATGGCAAGCGCGGTAAGCATCGCGCCAAGCTCTAACCCAAGCTCAGGCCCACGTCACGACACAGAACGGATTACGAACAGTCTATTCGCTATCGCGCGGAAGCGACCCCGGCGACCGCCCAGTGGGCATTTTCGTCCATCAGGTCGAACGCCTTCTGGTACCATTCGCTGCCGGGGTAATTCGCGCCGAGCACGGCGGCATAGCGCTGCGCTTCCCGCGGCACGCCCAGCGACAGGCTGGTCTCGGTGAGCCGGTACAGCGCTTCGGGCGCGTGGCTGGTGGTGGAGTATTTCTCGACCACGTTCTGGAACCGCAACTGCGCCGCGAGCCACTTGCCGGTCTTCTCGTAGAAGCGGCCGATCTCCATGTCCTTGCCCGCAAGGTGATCGTTGACCAGATCGAGCTTGATCCTTGCGTCGGCCGCGTAATCGGTCCGCGGAAACCGGCGGTTGACCTCGGTCAGCGCGGTCAGCGCCTGATCGGTGATCGCCTGATCGCGCTGCACATCGCTGATCTGCTCGTAATAGCAGAGCGCGATCAGGTAATAGGCGTAAGGCGCATCCTTGTTGCCCGGATGGATCGAGAGGAAGCGCTGCGAAGCCTGGACCGATTTGTTGTAATCGCGCCCGACGTAATAGCTGAACGCACTCATCAGCTGCGCGCGGCGGGCCCAGGGCGAATAGGGATGCTGGCGCTCAACCTCGTCGAACAGCGCGGCGGCGATCTTGTAATCGCCCCTGTCGAGCCGCTGCTTGGCCGCGCTGTAGAGCGATTCCACGTCGCGCGCGACATAGGCGGTGTCTTTCTGTCCGCCCTTGTTGCCGCCGCAGCCGGCGGTAAGGGAAATTGCCACCGCAGCGGCGCCCAGAATGAGCGGCCGGGCGAAGGAGCGAGCAGAGCGTCGGGTCGGTTGCATGGGCGCCCGTATAGCCAGCCGCTCAATGAACGCCAAGTGAAGTATCGGCCCCCGGGCGCACTTATACAGGGTTCGCCCGGGGGCCATCGCCTCGCCGCCCGGACGAACCCGCCCGGCGCCGTTGCCACCAGCGCTTCGCAATTCCCCAGGCATCGACGCAGGGTACCCAGTACATCGCCCGGACCGTGAGCATCCGCTCGGTGTCGCGCGCGTCGATCCCGAACTGCAGTTCCTCGTGCTTGCCGGCGACGCGCAATGTGCCGAACAGCCAGTCCCAGATCGCGAGCTGGGAGCCGTAATTGCTGTTGTAATGGACCGGATCGCGGCTGTGGTGGATCTGGTGCTGCGCGGGACTGACCACGATCCGTTCGAACACCGCTCCGAACGAGATCCACACATGGCTGTGGCGCAGCTGGGCGCCGGCAATGTCGAACACGAAGCGCCCGGCATTCACGCCGAGGATCGAGAGGGCGGTGAGCTTGCCGGGGAACACCAGCAGAAACGCCCCGGTCACCAGTGGCACCGCGAGCGCACCGCGGGTGAGATCGACCAGCCCATTGACCGGATGATCGCGCAACTGCGACAGCGGGATCAGCACCTCGGACGAATGGTGGACCTTATGGAACTGCCACAGGAACGGGCTTTCATGCATCCAGCGATGCGCCCAGTAGCGGAAGAAATCTTCCACCAGCAGCAGCACGAATGTATAGGCGATCACGATCCCGAGACTGGCATGCGCGCCATTATGCGCGATCCAGCCCGAACCCTTGGCGACCGCGTCGATATGCTTCGGCACCACGAACAAGGCGCCGATCCCGACCAGCAGCGCCAGAGCGGTCTTGTCGAACAGCACGAAGCGCAGGTCGAGCAACGCGGAGCGGTGCAGCCAGATTTCACGCGGGAACAGGAACCGGCAGAGGCCGGGCGTCCGCTGGGGCTCGGCATGCCGCCGCCAAAGCCAGACCAACGCAGCGATGATCAGCGCCGAGAGGATCGAGGGCCACTGGAACCGCGAGAACAGCTTGTCGAAAACGTGAAGAACGGTGCTGGCGGCGATTGCGGCGCGGGCGGTATTGGGCATGTCTCGGCCTCGAGCGAAAGTCCTTGCGGACGAACGGGACCCAGAGATTGATCTAAATGACGAAAGTCGTTCGGGGTTCCCGCGCCGAGCAAGCGGGAAGCCAAGCTGCGCTTTCTGTTGGCGAAACATGTTATTGGATTGCATCGCGCTTCCGGATCGTGGCTAAAAAGCCGCGGGATTCGAACAGGCGTTTTTACGGATCCGGTGGGAGCACAGTTCAAGACCATGCCCGAAGGCACGGGAAAATCCGGATCCCCCCTCGACACCCTCACTGCCAAGCAGCGGGAGGTGCTGGAGCTGTTGCTGCAGCACAAGACCTCGAAGGAGATCGCACAGATCCTCGGAATCTCGCCGCATACGGTCGACCAGCGGGTCGACGGGGCGAAGGACAAGCTCGGCGCCGCGACCCGCGGCGACCTCGCGATGATCTATCGCCGGCTCAGCGGCATATCCGAACGAATGACATATGAAGATTCCCATATCGAAAATCCGCCGATTCCCGTCGATTCAGGGCTCGGGAACGGCGCGGTAGCGGAAACCGCCGCCAGCGGTCCGATGGGGATCGAGGGCAGTCAGACCGAAAGCGGCATCGCCGATTATCGCGTCGTCCCCGAGATGTTCGATGGCCGCTACGGCACGGCTATGAGGATCGGGGCGATCGTCTTGCTGGCGCTGCTCCTGCTGCTCGTGGTTCTTGGGGGGCTCGCACTGTACATCCAGACCTCGCAGGTTCTGGAAGACTGGTACGGCCTGTAGACCGGTACGGACATCTCTCTTGCGATGGGGCCCCGGCCCCGAATGAGGGATGGCTTACTTTATGGAAATGACAGTTCCGATCGCGCAGATGCGGATCACGCGTGACCTGCGCGACGCCGAGACGGCGCTCGACGATGCGTTGCTCAAGCAGAGTTCGCTGCTCGCCACGATGGTGACGGCGCGCCGCGAAACCGCCTCCGATCCGTTCACCGGCCACGAAGCGCTGCTACGGCTGACCAAATCCCAGCAGACCCTGGTCACCGCCGCCGGCGAGCTGGCGCGGGTGCATGGCGGGCTGCGGGATGTCCAGCGGGACATCACCGGAACGGACGAATGCCCGCCCGGTCACGGCAAGAACGGTATCGGCGATGACGACCTTGCCGCGCTTGCCGGTTGACCGGAGCGACAGAATAGTGCTGCCCAAAATCCATGTCGCCGATGCTCACCTTCGTGTGGATCAGCACGCTGGCCGTGGTGGCCTACGCGTGCTGGCTCGGCTCTGCGCCGGAACGCCAGGGCGCAGTGATCATCGCGACATGGTATGTGGCGGACCCGATCTATCACATGTTTTCCGGCCCCGCGCAGTTCCGCTTCGTCGATCCGGGACATGTCGTGATGGACAGTATCGAGACCCTTGCGATCGGCTACGTCGCGCTGCGCGCGAACCGGGTTTGGCCGCTTTGGGTGACCGCCGCGGAAACGACCGCGATTTCCGGCCATATCTCGGTATTGGCAGAGCCGATCGGCCTGCAAAAGGCCTATTACGCGGTCACCCAACTGCCGATCTACCTGCAGCTGCTCGCACTCGCTTGCGGCACATTCGCGCATCATCGAAGCTTTCTCCGGATCGGCCCCTACCGCGACTGGCGGATAGGCTAAGGCCTGGCCCGGACGCGTTTTCCCGCCATGTCCGCATATCTGCAAGTCGTGTGGTTCTTCACCATGACCGTTCCGGCCTATGCGTTCTTCCGGGGCGCTGCGCCGGAACGGCGGGCTGCGATCACAATCCTTGTCTGGTTCCTCTCGAGCCCGGTTTACGACCGGTTTTTCGGCGCCCCGCAGTTCTATACCGTGGATGTCGGACATGCCGTCATGGATGCGATGGAGATGACCGCGATGGCCGCAATCGCGCTTCGCGCGAACCGCGCATGGCCCCTCTGGGCCGCAGGTGCCGAGCTTACGGCGGTGTCCGGCCATCTGGCGATGGCAATTCATCCTGCCGGCGTGACCAGCGCCTATTGGGCCGTCACCGAACTGCCGCTTTTTCTGCAATTGCTAGCCCTGGCACTCGGAACCCTTGCGCACGAGAGACGTCTGCGCCGCATCGGCCCCTATCGCGACTGGCGATCGCACGAACCGGCGCGCTGAGCGTAGACGCCCCGCGTGTCCCCCTACCTGCAAATCCTTTGGTTCTGTTCCATGACCGTTCCGGCCTATGCGTTCTTTCGCGGCGCAGCGCCGGAAAGGCGAACGGCGATCACGATCCTGATCTGGTTTCTTGCCGATCCGGTCTACCATCGGATTTTCGGCCCGCCGCAGTTCGTCGCGCTGGATTATGGACATGCGGTGCTGGATGGAATGGAGCTGACCGCACTGCTGTTGATCGCGCTTCGCGCGAATCGGCTGTGGCCACTATGGGCAGCGGGCGCGCAATTCGCGGCAATGTCCGGGCACTTTGCGATGGCAGTCCATTCAGCTGGCGTTACCAGCGCTTATTGGGCAGTCACGCAATTGCCGATCTTCCCGCAACTGTTCGCGTTAGTGCTTGGCACAGTTGCGCACGAAAGACGCCTGCGCCGCATCGGCCCCTATCGCGACTGGCGCCCCACCGGCTGACTGCCGCGCTGACCCCGCGCACGGAGCGGGCACAGTGAACGATCCCGCCTCGCTCACCCGCAAACTGATGCTGCTCGGCAACCAGATGATGGAGCTGGCAAGCGAACTGGGACGGACGGAGGATGGCGTGCTCGGAACCGAAGACCGGTTTGACGCGCTGCGCGACGACAGCCCCGCGTGGCGGATCGCGGCGCAGCGGCTCTATGACGAGCGCAAGCGGCGCGCGGATTTCTTCCCGGCGATGATGTTCGGCGAAGCGGCGTGGGACATGCTGCTCGACCTCTATGTCGCCGAGAAGCGCAACGAGCTGATCAGCATCACCAGCGCCTGCGTCGCCTCCAACGCGCCGGCGACCACCGCGCTGCGCTGGATCCGGATGCTCGAGGAGCAGGAGCTCGCGACCCGCTTTGCCGACGAGCGCGACGGAAGGCGCAATTTCATCCGCATCTCCGAACGCGGCTATGCGCTGATGACCGCCTATTTGGCCGCGATCCAGCCGCAGTGGCGCGACGACGACGTGCTGCGGCCGCGCATCCGCCGCCCGGATGGGACCACCCGCGACCGCTTCGATCCGATCGAGCGGCGCAAGGGGAACGGCGGGATCTAGCTCGCCGGATGCGCGTCGAGGAAGGCGCGGACCATGCCGACGGTGGCGGAGGGGTTTTCCTCCATGATCCAGTGGCCCGATCCGGGCACCACGCCTTCGGTCACATTATCCGCCGCCGCGCGCATCACCGCCGCCATCGTGAGGCCGAAGGATTTCTCCCCGCCGATCGCATAGACCGGCATGTGCAGGCGGTTGCCGGCGGCCAGCCAGGCGCGGTTGTCGACCGCGTCCTGGTCGAACGCCGCGAATTGCGAGAAGCCCGAATGCATCGCGCCGGGGAGCGCGTAGAGCTTCGCGTAATGCCGGCGCGAGGCTTCGTCGAAATGCTTCGGATCGGCCGAGAATTCGTTCCAGAAGCGGTCGAGATAGATCCGCTCGCGCCCCTTCACCAGCCGCTCCATGTCCGGCCCGCCGAAGCGGAAGTGCCACAGCAGCGGGTTCTTGAGGATTTCCTCCCACGGGCCGACGCCGGGGACCGGCGCGTCGATCAGCACGAAACTGCCGACCCGCGCGGTGTCGTATTCGGCGAAGGCGAAGCCGACCATATTGCCGATGTCATGGGTGACCAGATCGGCCTTCTGGACCCCCAGCGCATCGAGCACCCCGGCGACATCGCCTGCCTGGGTCTTCTTGTCGAACCCGCCGGCCGGCTTTGACGACAGGCCGAGCCCGCGCAGATCGGGCACGATCACCGTGTGGTCCTTCTCGAGATTGGCCGCGAGCGGCGCCCACATGTCGCCGGTCTCGCCATAGCCGTGGAGCAGCACCACCGCCGGGCCGCTCCCGCCGTAGCGGACATGGATGGTCGCGCCGTTGGTCGCGATCTCGCGGGTCTTGAAATCCTTCGGGAACGGCGAAACCTCGGCCTGGCCGGGCGCGGCCATGACCAGCGCCCCCAATGCGGCGAAAACTGCAGCGAATCTGAGCATGATGTTCCCCCCAACCGGCCCGAATCGTTCCGGAACACAGGAGCCTAACCCACTCGCCCCGGCGCAGGAAATCGTTTGCCGGGGAAGCGCAGCTTTCGCTGGTATTTCGTCATGGCACCCCTTATGTATGGCATACATAATCACACAAAGGTGATGCGATGACCGACCTGCCCGATCCCGCCGAGACTCCCGCAACGGACGACAAATTCGCCCGCATCCTGCGCTGCGGCTGGCGCGGGCTGTGTCCGCGGTGCGAGAAGGGGCGGATGTTCAAATCGTGGCTCAAGCTGGTCGATACCTGCCCCGAATGCGGGCTGAACTACCGCTTCGCCGCGCCGGACGACGGGCCGGCGTTCTTCTCGCAATGCATCGTCGCCTTCCCGCTGATCTTCCTCGTGTTGTGGCTGCAGGTCGCTTACGACCCGCCGGTGTGGGTCCATCTGTTCACCTCGGTGCCGCTGATGCTGGCGGGCTGCATCCTGCCGCTCCAGCCGATCAAGGGCTGGCTGGTCGCATCGCAATATATCAACCGCGCACAGGAAGCCGGGACCGAGGCGCTGTGGGCCAGGCTCGACGGGCGCGAGCCCGGCCAGGGCAGCTCGTTCGATGACTGACGGGTGGATTCCGGACCTTGCCCGCGCGGGCGTCAAGCATGCGGCGATCGCCGCGGCGCTCGGCAGTGCGATCGAGGCCGGCTCGCTGCGCCCCGGCGAGCGCCTGCCGCCGCAGCGCGAGCTGGCCGCGCGGCTCGGGGTCGATCTCACCACTATCACCAAGGCTTATGACGCGATCCGCCACCGCGGGCTGATCGAGGCGCGCGGACGCGCGGGCAGCTTCGTGCGCGCGCCGCGGACAGTCGCGCCGGACGAACTCGAACGGGCGGACGCGGGCATGAACATGCCGCCCGAACTGCCCGGAAACCTGCTCGCCCGGACCATTTCCGCAAGCTTCTCCACCCTGCTCCTCGGCGGATCGCCGCTGCGGCTGCAATATCAGCCGGCGGGTGGCGCGCTGCAGGACCGCGCGACCGGCGCGAGCCTGCTGGCGAGCATGGGGCTGGTGTCGGACGCGGAGCAGGTGCTGGTCACCGCCGGCGGGCAGAACGCGCTGCACGCGATCCTGAACGCGGCGCTCCAGCCGGGTGACGCGGTGGCCTGCGCGCGCCATGTCTATCCGGGGTTCAAGGCGCTCGCCGCGCGGCTCGGGCTCGAACTGATCCCCCTCCCCGAACTCACGGCCGACGCTTTGCGCGAGGCTTGCGCCGCGCAGACGGTCAAGGCGCTCTACCTCGTCCCGACCAACGACAACCCGACCACCGCGACCCTCTCCGCCCGGACCCGCCGCGAACTGGCGGCAG
Coding sequences within it:
- a CDS encoding MFS transporter, with protein sequence MSTINPAFEQATFSKIAWRLCPLLFAGYFVAFLDRVNVGFAKLQMAGDLSLSDEVYGFGAGVFFIGYFLCEMPANLIMTRVGARRWIARIMLTWSVVSAAFLFTGHLHWGPISNGLGLSDAEFSFYFLRFVLGVAEAGFVPGALLYLTFWFPAARRAQVMALFFVAIPLASALGSPLSGAILQFMDGTEGAARVAMAVSGRGAAFAGGRLSRAGETARSAKGRGLAGR
- the ligA gene encoding NAD-dependent DNA ligase LigA, whose product is MADLTEAEAANQLMRLAKEIARHNALYHAQDEPEITDQEFDALVRRNSELEAQFPQLIRADSPSKQVGAAASSSALTKVPHEVRMFSLDNAFSDEDMSDFFARVRRFLNLPEGETVAYTAEDKIDGLSCSLRYEDGVLVRAATRGDGLVGEDVTANVRHIADIPEMLHGDAPAVFEVRGEVYMEKQAFTALNARLMEEGRAKADAAGEMFDPAKIRQFVTPRNSAAGSLRQKDANVTAQRPLRFLAWGWGAASELPHDTQFAMMRQIAEWGFPVSPLLARFEDPAALLQHYAAIGERRAGLPYEIDGVVYKVDRLDYQQRLGFVAKAPRWGIARKFPAERAETVLEKIDIQVGRTGKLTPVGRLSGVVVGGVTVFNVTLHNRDEIARLGLREGDRIVIQRAGDVIPQVVDNLTRDEDRPAYHFPDHCPECGSEAVAEEGEVDVRCTGGLICHAQQFERLRHFVSRGALDIDGLGEKSILEFMELGWLEKGPADLFRLRRHRGDLIGREGWQDKSVDNLLASIEAKRRPDAARLLFGLGIRHVGAVTARDLLKRFTTLPALREAAEKARAGDEEALGELRSIEGVGPVVVEALGDFFHEHHNVEVWDDLLSEVSPPDYIVETTASAVSGKTVVFTGKLETMSRDEAKAQAERLGARAAGSVSPKTDLVVAGPGAGSKMKKAAELGIEVIDEAAWAEIVKAAG
- the recN gene encoding DNA repair protein RecN, with product MLTALAIRNIVLIEALDLTFGPGLGVLTGETGAGKSILLDALGLVLGNRADSGLVRAGTDQASVTATFEFASLPAAVRDPLAEAEVEIEPGEALIVRRSLKADGGSKAFINDQPVGVALLRELAGALVEIHGQHDDRGLVNPRGHRLLLDRFGGGDAGAVGTAWNHWRAAEEKLAEARDAIAQAKADQDLLLAHIEELAALAPEEGEEAALADARAAMQKGEKLSEDLEQLRHLWDGSDSALAVLRGGARRLDRIAGEHPLLAEALESLDRAVIEAGEAEARLEKAAEALSFEPAELDRIETRLFDLRALARKHRCEVDELPAKMRGIRTALDSIEAGDAEIGALEQAAAQAGAAYRGGAEALHAARTEAALRLDQAVAKELAPLKLDSAKFRTAVTALPEERWGPSGIDSVEFLISTNPGADFAPLAKIASGGELSRFILALKVALAEQGGAATVIFDEIDRGVGGAVASAIGERLARLAGGGQLLAVTHSPQVAARGGQHYMIAKSSEGTVTRTSVQLLDQAGRQEEIARMLSGAEITSEARAQADRLLEGV
- a CDS encoding outer membrane protein assembly factor BamD, with protein sequence MQPTRRSARSFARPLILGAAAVAISLTAGCGGNKGGQKDTAYVARDVESLYSAAKQRLDRGDYKIAAALFDEVERQHPYSPWARRAQLMSAFSYYVGRDYNKSVQASQRFLSIHPGNKDAPYAYYLIALCYYEQISDVQRDQAITDQALTALTEVNRRFPRTDYAADARIKLDLVNDHLAGKDMEIGRFYEKTGKWLAAQLRFQNVVEKYSTTSHAPEALYRLTETSLSLGVPREAQRYAAVLGANYPGSEWYQKAFDLMDENAHWAVAGVASAR
- a CDS encoding sterol desaturase family protein, coding for MPNTARAAIAASTVLHVFDKLFSRFQWPSILSALIIAALVWLWRRHAEPQRTPGLCRFLFPREIWLHRSALLDLRFVLFDKTALALLVGIGALFVVPKHIDAVAKGSGWIAHNGAHASLGIVIAYTFVLLLVEDFFRYWAHRWMHESPFLWQFHKVHHSSEVLIPLSQLRDHPVNGLVDLTRGALAVPLVTGAFLLVFPGKLTALSILGVNAGRFVFDIAGAQLRHSHVWISFGAVFERIVVSPAQHQIHHSRDPVHYNSNYGSQLAIWDWLFGTLRVAGKHEELQFGIDARDTERMLTVRAMYWVPCVDAWGIAKRWWQRRRAGSSGRRGDGPRANPV
- a CDS encoding helix-turn-helix transcriptional regulator, translated to MGAQFKTMPEGTGKSGSPLDTLTAKQREVLELLLQHKTSKEIAQILGISPHTVDQRVDGAKDKLGAATRGDLAMIYRRLSGISERMTYEDSHIENPPIPVDSGLGNGAVAETAASGPMGIEGSQTESGIADYRVVPEMFDGRYGTAMRIGAIVLLALLLLLVVLGGLALYIQTSQVLEDWYGL